The Lepeophtheirus salmonis chromosome 3, UVic_Lsal_1.4, whole genome shotgun sequence genomic interval CCTTTGTTGTCCGACTGGATTCACAAAAACACATCGACTTCAGTCTCAAGTCTCCCTTCGTCGGTGGCAAGCCAGGACGTGTCAAGAGGAAGAACTCCAAAAAGGGTGGAGacaaagaagaagaggaagattAAACCACTTGAtctatttgttattaattaccTATGATCTGTgttaataaaaacacttaatATTACGCTATGACTACATTTTACTTAATCTCGCTCAGAACTCCGTAACCAGAAacaatttctattttcttattGTATCGGATTTTGGGACAGAAGGGCTTTATAGTCTGATATTTAATGCCACTGTGAAgcctgtcaaaatttcatatcCTCTCAAATTCCGATAGTGCTACTTGGTCAAATCTGTTTGTGTTCAGTATATTATTTACAGTCCTTAAGAGGATAGGACTCTGCATTCTTACCTAACAGCTTAGTTATATTTGACCGAATAGCATGATGTATTATGAAAGTAAGAAATAATTTGGGTTCTTTCTGGTAGGGATGCACTAATTAACCATCGGTGTCCCTACTGTTATGAACCTACCGCTATTTTACTTCACTTAAATAACATTCctgtttaatataaaactacTTAAAAGTCAGTAATTCCAAACTTTGGCTCCGTGGCTTAAAAAATTGATACGCTCTAGCATTTGCTAAAATTGGTTGCTTCCTCTACCAAGCAATAAATGGGTAATGGAGCTCCGCAGTGAGAAAATGTTGGGCTCTGACATAGGTCATGTCAAAGGAATTCAATTTAGATAACTAGGCTGGGGGGAGTATGTGTTGAGACGGGTTGCCACATCGATCATGCGTATACATGtgtaaatatgaatacatatcaGGGGAAGAATTGCTCAGACGGAGacttcaaatatatcaaaagttataactatatatacacTTACACGTGTACTCGTACGATTGATGAATATAAGAAGTCCTTGGATATGAccttaaacttatattatggacAAGAACGTGAGGGGCTGTCTGTTGAACTCATAATATTGAACTGGAGAGatgtgaaaataattaatgcaatttaatattgaaagggGAAATACAATTGGAACTTTTTTTAGAGCCTTGCAATGGTCCGTAGGTATCCATACAACATGCGTGTTGAGAGCCTCCTTGACATTTGATCGCTCTGAAAAAGTTAGTTCAACTTGATCTATGAGTTTTTCTAATTAAAGTAGTCTTATCAGCCGCTTATTAGTTTTTGAACTATAAATCAAACGTAATGGGGAGGAATGAATGATTGCGATtaagttgaaagttttaatgtgAATTGGGGTATGTGATGATACAACTTGAAACCGGGGATTTTCAAACCAACTATTTTAGGTAGATGTAGAAGAAAGTTAACTTCttgttagtgttgtgtcagttcagTCTTAATACTGGTCCATCTGTCATGGGACCGGTCCTTCCGATTGTgtactaaaactgataaaaaagaagatataaagtTGAGagatgtcatcaaggaccgaacttcaTAGGTTTTAAAGACAGACTCAAttactttttgtacaaattaggAAAAAAGCAAGATACCAATTTCATCAACATTGTAGAGTCTGAAAAACTTAGGATTACATATAACAATGAAttctgatatatataatttcaaaaatctatggcTATTTacagaagattaaattttttttaggggggggaaataaaacattaaattttttggaaaatatttcaaaaaatccatggctattcacagaaaattaaattttttagtaagaatCATTCAAAACCACAGCCCCTCCAGCTCTCACCGTGCGGTCGCCCCTGACTTGAGTATTTTCATGGATGAGAGGGCCTTGTTGTATGCACAATGAATCAGAGGATAGATCTTGTAGCATGGGTTAGTAATAATTCGTAAGTTTCCTAAATTTATCAGTGGAGGgatcaaaacaattaataaactGTTTATTAAGCAACCAAGAGTTATTTTAATCGTGTTGTTTTTGGAACTTTATTTCAATCAATGTCTTTAAGCTGTGTAAATTAATATCTtcagttaaatttgaatttctacTCCAATGCTGcacttaaattttaattttttatcctatACTTTCTGCTTTATATTTTCACTTACAGTTTATTCTCTTCAAATACACTTCCTCCTGAAGGAATTCCTTGTCTTTCCACTAATAACAACCCTACTAGTAATAATAACCTAAATCGTGTAAATATTTGTAGTTCATTTTGATTATGATTTTAATTAGAAGTTGgatgaaatgaataaatctttCCTTCCCTGTTGTTTTCGAGTGAAGTTATTAAGTATGTTCTTCTCTTTCCATAGTTTGACAATTATAAGAGATTCTGTATTTCTGTTTTATTGAACGCTCGTAGTCTAGAACGCTCGACATTATGGATGTGAATGACGTTAAAGCATTTCTCTACAGTTGGCTTGGGAAGCGTAAAATAACCCCAGACTACAGTATAAGACCTGCTGGATCCAAAGTTAAACCACGATTTTTATGTGAACTTCGGGTAGAAGGTCATGATTACGTTGCATGTGGTAACTCAACTAATAAAAAGGATGCTCAATCAAATTCTGCCAAGGATTTTATTATGTATCTCTGTCGAAATGGTCATTTAAAAGATGATGAAGTTCCGTCAGGTTTAACAGAAGCTGCTGTGCCAGTGCCGAATTCGAatgtttatacaaatttagGACTTTCACAACGTCCTGTTTTTCAACCAGGATTTGGACCTAATTCCCTTGGTGAAGCCTATCATCCGGTTGGAAAGAATAATGAATCTTTATCTTCCTTTAAGCAAGAATTTCTTGACAAAGTTAATAAGCAACAAATGGATGCCCAAGAAGAAATTGATGTTAATTCTGGTATTCATGGTAATTGGACCATGGAAAATGCAAAGTCTATGCTCCATCAATGGATGCAAAGTAATAAAATACGATCTGACTATAAATATCACCCTGCTGGTCCAGATCATAATCGTTCTTTTGTTGCTGAAATGAACATATACGTCAAAGAGTTAAGAAGAAATATTCAAGCTCGAGAAGCTGGGTCTAACAAACAATCTGCTTCAAAAAACTGTGCACTTTCTCTGGTTAGACAGTTGTTCCATTTAGGAGTAATTGGTCCATTCTCGGGAActctaaaaaagaaagaatcttCCAACGCACCTGTATTTAATGTCACAGTGGATCCCAAAATAGTCGATGACATCCAAGATACTCTGAGTTCTATAGATTTCAGTCCGATAGATGTATCTAGTCTAAAAGATCAAATCACTGAGGATAACCCTTTGAATCTTATTTCTAATTCAGATTTTGTCAATGATCTCTTACCTGCATCTACCATAACCAAAGGAGGGGTTGTTTCTTGGTGTCCTCCTAAACCCAATTGGAACCCTTGGCAAGCATGTAATATTGATGAAGGGCCTCTAGCTAGTGCATCTATGGATCAAATTTCAGAAGATATTCTTCAATCATGGGGAGAAAGCCAAAAAGTGAGCTCTGATGTTCAAGCACAGAATAAAGCTCGTTCTGCATTGCCAATCTTTGACATGAAAAACGAAATACTTGGTGCCATTTATGATGTAAGTAtggtttttgttaatatatatatttgcctaATTTCAATACCAAAAATAACCAAATCCATGGATATTAAACGTACTATCTGTAATACtgtctaataattaatattttcatttgatctCTAATTACATCTTCAGAATCCAGTTGTCCTTATTCGAGGTAATACCGGCTGTGGAAAAACGACACAAGTTTGCCAATTTATTCTTGATGACTATATTCAGTCAGGACAAGCTTCGTTGTGTAACATTGTAGTTACACAGCCTCGAAGAATATCGGCAGTCTCAGTTGCCGATCGAGTTGCAAGTGAACGATGTGAAGAATTGGGAGTTACGGCAGGCTATAGTGTACGATTTGAATCTGTTTTACCGAGACCCTATGGTTCTATCTTTTTCTGTACTGTTGGGGTTCTATTAAAGAAACTTGAATCAGGGCTGAGGGGTGTATCCCATGTAATTGTTGACGAAATCCATGAACGAGATGTGAATACGGATTTTATTTTAGTGGTTCTTCGTGACATGATTCATACATATCCAGACttgtaagttatttaaaaaaatattattcaattttgtattatattatcattatttttagacGGGTAATACTCATGTCAGCGACTGTGGACACCACTCTCTTTGCTAAATATTTTAACCAATGTGTTGTTGTTGAAGTACCTGGGAGTGCTTATCCTGTTCAGGATTATTACTTGGAAGACTGTATTCAGATGACAAATTTTATTCCCTCACTTCCGCCACGAAAAAACAAGAAGGATGAAGATGATTGTGGGGAAGAGGCTGATGACGTCGACATCACAAACAATATTTCTAATGAATATTCAGAACaaaccaaaaaagttttaaaaacgaTGGGGgataaggaaattaattttgagcTTATTGGGGCTCTAATGCAATATATTGATGGACTCAACATTCAAGGAgcagttttaatttttcttcctgGTTGGAACACAATATTTGCTCTCATGAAATGGCTCCAGGATCACCCTGTACTTGGAGGCCCTAAATATTCAATTGTTCCTCTTCATTCTCAATTGCCTCGTGAGGACCAACGTCGTTGTTTTGATCATGTTCCTGATggagttacaaaaataatattgtcaacTAATATTGCAGAATCATCTATTACTATTGATGATGTAGTTTATGTAATCGACTCTtgtaaagtaaaaatgaaactttttacaTCTCATAATAATATGACCAACTATGCGACTGTTTGGGCCTCCAAGACAAATTTACAACAACGTAAGGGTCGAGCAGGTCGTGTGCGTCCTGGTTTTGCATTTCATCTTTGTTCAAGAGCCAGATACGAGTCTTTAGAAGAATATATGACGCCTGAAATGTTTCGTACTCCTCTTCACGAAATTTCATTAAGTATAAAGTTACTCAGGCTTGGATCTATTGGACAATTTCTGAGTAAGGCTCTAGAGCCTCCCCCAATTGATGCTGTAATTGAGGCGGAAGTTCTTCTCAGAGAAATGAAATGTCTTGACAATAATGATGAACTTACTCCTCTGGGTAAGATATTAGCTCGTTTGCCTGTGGAACCTCGATTAGGAAAAATGTTGAT includes:
- the mle gene encoding dosage compensation regulator mle isoform X2; its protein translation is MDVNDVKAFLYSWLGKRKITPDYSIRPAGSKVKPRFLCELRVEGHDYVACGNSTNKKDAQSNSAKDFIMYLCRNGHLKDDEVPSGLTEAAVPVPNSNVYTNLGLSQRPVFQPGFGPNSLGEAYHPVGKNNESLSSFKQEFLDKVNKQQMDAQEEIDVNSGIHGNWTMENAKSMLHQWMQSNKIRSDYKYHPAGPDHNRSFVAEMNIYVKELRRNIQAREAGSNKQSASKNCALSLVRQLFHLGVIGPFSGTLKKKESSNAPVFNVTVDPKIVDDIQDTLSSIDFSPIDVSSLKDQITEDNPLNLISNSDFVNDLLPASTITKGGVVSWCPPKPNWNPWQACNIDEGPLASASMDQISEDILQSWGESQKVSSDVQAQNKARSALPIFDMKNEILGAIYDNPVVLIRGNTGCGKTTQVCQFILDDYIQSGQASLCNIVVTQPRRISAVSVADRVASERCEELGVTAGYSVRFESVLPRPYGSIFFCTVGVLLKKLESGLRGVSHVIVDEIHERDVNTDFILVVLRDMIHTYPDLRVILMSATVDTTLFAKYFNQCVVVEVPGSAYPVQDYYLEDCIQMTNFIPSLPPRKNKKDEDDCGEEADDVDITNNISNEYSEQTKKVLKTMGDKEINFELIGALMQYIDGLNIQGAVLIFLPGWNTIFALMKWLQDHPVLGGPKYSIVPLHSQLPREDQRRCFDHVPDGVTKIILSTNIAESSITIDDVVYVIDSCKVKMKLFTSHNNMTNYATVWASKTNLQQRKGRAGRVRPGFAFHLCSRARYESLEEYMTPEMFRTPLHEISLSIKLLRLGSIGQFLSKALEPPPIDAVIEAEVLLREMKCLDNNDELTPLGKILARLPVEPRLGKMLIFGCIFSCADALCTIAAQASCGAELFITELTRGRLNFQQRSFSGCRFSDHIAALNAFNQWEEAKEYGERSETGFCDQKGINISTMRVTADAKSQLKDLLIKAGFPEECMIPQCYNFSGPDGKLDVVIALLIMGLYPNICMHKEKRKVLTTEARTALVHKSSVNCSKEAIEFPLPFFVFGEKIRTKAVSCKKMTMVSPVHLILFGCKKIELHQNEVVRMDNWINLNVNPQYVAMITALRPCIDILIIHASSDPEDIKELVHREEKVIQMFQKLCRVTEIGQFPSHGNRKMNRNYNSDDGPPAKRGGYAKSFGRGHSSGGLFGNNTSTGRSDNMNDTGGQWNSNRGGGMMGGRNSSGGGRGSLGSNFSRGGSFGGNFSRGGSYGGNLDRRGGGSYSGTSGRGGGSSFGGNLGRGGGNSFGGNFARGRGTSGWGYNSYRGGSSESFGSMNNYPQQNDNFSRSNNGDRDFSGNFNSRRDDGGQSFGRGFSNSYSGGGGNRGYGGGY
- the mle gene encoding dosage compensation regulator mle isoform X1 — protein: MDVNDVKAFLYSWLGKRKITPDYSIRPAGSKVKPRFLCELRVEGHDYVACGNSTNKKDAQSNSAKDFIMYLCRNGHLKDDEVPSGLTEAAVPVPNSNVYTNLGLSQRPVFQPGFGPNSLGEAYHPVGKNNESLSSFKQEFLDKVNKQQMDAQEEIDVNSGIHGNWTMENAKSMLHQWMQSNKIRSDYKYHPAGPDHNRSFVAEMNIYVKELRRNIQAREAGSNKQSASKNCALSLVRQLFHLGVIGPFSGTLKKKESSNAPVFNVTVDPKIVDDIQDTLSSIDFSPIDVSSLKDQITEDNPLNLISNSDFVNDLLPASTITKGGVVSWCPPKPNWNPWQACNIDEGPLASASMDQISEDILQSWGESQKVSSDVQAQNKARSALPIFDMKNEILGAIYDNPVVLIRGNTGCGKTTQVCQFILDDYIQSGQASLCNIVVTQPRRISAVSVADRVASERCEELGVTAGYSVRFESVLPRPYGSIFFCTVGVLLKKLESGLRGVSHVIVDEIHERDVNTDFILVVLRDMIHTYPDLRVILMSATVDTTLFAKYFNQCVVVEVPGSAYPVQDYYLEDCIQMTNFIPSLPPRKNKKDEDDCGEEADDVDITNNISNEYSEQTKKVLKTMGDKEINFELIGALMQYIDGLNIQGAVLIFLPGWNTIFALMKWLQDHPVLGGPKYSIVPLHSQLPREDQRRCFDHVPDGVTKIILSTNIAESSITIDDVVYVIDSCKVKMKLFTSHNNMTNYATVWASKTNLQQRKGRAGRVRPGFAFHLCSRARYESLEEYMTPEMFRTPLHEISLSIKLLRLGSIGQFLSKALEPPPIDAVIEAEVLLREMKCLDNNDELTPLGKILARLPVEPRLGKMLIFGCIFSCADALCTIAAQASCGAELFITELTRGRLNFQQRSFSGCRFSDHIAALNAFNQWEEAKEYGERSETGFCDQKGINISTMRVTADAKSQLKDLLIKAGFPEECMIPQCYNFSGPDGKLDVVIALLIMGLYPNICMHKEKRKVLTTEARTALVHKSSVNCSKEAIEFPLPFFVFGEKIRTKAVSCKKMTMVSPVHLILFGCKKIELHQNEVVRMDNWINLNVNPQYVAMITALRPCIDILIIHASSDPEDIKELVHREEKVIQMFQKLCRVTEIGQFPSHGNRKMNRNYNSDDGPPAKRGGYAKSFGRGHSSGGLFGNNTSTGRSDNMNDTGGQWNSNRGGGMMGGRNSSGGGRGSLGSNFSRGGSFGGNFSRGGSFGGNFGSGGGSYGGNLDRRGGGSYSGTSGRGGGSSFGGNLGRGGGNSFGGNFARGRGTSGWGYNSYRGGSSESFGSMNNYPQQNDNFSRSNNGDRDFSGNFNSRRDDGGQSFGRGFSNSYSGGGGNRGYGGGY